GCATGGCGCGGAAAGCGCGACGGTTTCCGGCGGCGCCGTGCGCTCGCGCACCTCCACGGAGGCGCGGCTCCCGCGCAGGTTGACCGCGAGCCATGAGAGCTCGGGCAGCGCGATAAGCGCGTTCTGCTCGGCGGCAATCAGGTCTATATCGCTTTTGAAGGCGCCGGGATAGATCCCCTGCCGCCGCAGTTCGGACAGTATCTCGCCCTCGCTGACTTTCGTGTTTCCGCTCACGTCCGTCACCCAGATTGAACGCGACAGCAGCGTGAGAAGGAGCGCCGCCGCGACCGCGCCGGCGATAAGCCCGTTCCTGCGTCTGCCCCTGCAGAAGAGGAACGGCAGACCGAACTTGCGTTCGACGCGCATACGGCAGCCGTTGTTTTTCGCGTGCCTGCGCAGGCGGCGGTAATCCCGCGCGTCGACGTAGGCGCAGACGCCGCCCTCGACGGCGTGGACGTCGCGGACGGAAACGCCGTCCCGCGCCGCGAGCGTAACGACGCGCTCGGGGCAGCCGCCGCGCAGTGAAAACCTCACGAAGCCGCGCAGGCGGCGAAGCAGTTTGATTATCGGCATTTCTCTTCCTCCGTAAAATCCACCCCGTCGATGCAGCCCTTTATCATCGCGCTGCCGTTGCCGAGCGAACGCAGCTCGAGCCCGCTCCCGCGCACGCGGACGCGCGGCCGGCCGGTCAGAGTGATGCTCTCGGCGTCGTATTCCGCTACGCCGCGGCAGCCCTCGACGAGCGCGGACCTGCGCCCGAGCTCGACGCGCACGCCGGTGGGGGAATCCGGCTCC
The DNA window shown above is from Clostridia bacterium and carries:
- a CDS encoding YabP/YqfC family sporulation protein, with protein sequence MKMNRIMKKYAAKAKFRFAGDTEPDSPTGVRVELGRRSALVEGCRGVAEYDAESITLTGRPRVRVRGSGLELRSLGNGSAMIKGCIDGVDFTEEEKCR